In Lysobacter firmicutimachus, one genomic interval encodes:
- the sdhD gene encoding succinate dehydrogenase, hydrophobic membrane anchor protein — protein MSTQHSKRLRNPLKTARGLGSAKDGTHHFVVQRVTAIAMIPLVLYVVGLIVSWIGADYAAVRASVAHPCNAVLLSAFLIAMFWHAKLGLQVVIEDYVHTPGLAIASQLAVVFVCVLAALASVLAIIRIALGA, from the coding sequence GCTCAAGACCGCGCGCGGCCTGGGCTCGGCGAAGGACGGCACCCATCACTTCGTGGTCCAGCGCGTCACCGCGATCGCGATGATCCCGCTGGTGCTGTACGTGGTCGGCCTGATCGTGTCGTGGATCGGCGCCGATTACGCCGCGGTGCGCGCCTCGGTCGCCCACCCCTGCAACGCGGTGCTGCTGAGCGCGTTCCTGATCGCGATGTTCTGGCACGCCAAGCTCGGCCTGCAGGTGGTCATCGAGGATTACGTCCATACCCCGGGGCTGGCGATCGCATCGCAGCTCGCGGTCGTTTTCGTTTGCGTACTCGCGGCTCTCGCCAGCGTGCTCGCCATCATCCGCATCGCGTTGGGAGCCTGA